AGCTCAAGTTCCTGAACCGGGGAACCCTTGAAAAGCTTTCGGTAACTGTGGAGCACCGAGCGGATCCGTCGGGTCAAAGACCGCATCTCATGGACGGAATCGTCACGGTTCATTCGCACATGCGCGTCCTGCAGGAGCAACTTGGCCACCTGGGCGTCGAGGTAGTTCAGCACAGGCACAACGGCCGGACCCTTTCGGCTGGGGACCTCACGGCCGGTCCCCTTTGCTCGGGGCCAGGAGTCTCCCAGAGCTGTTGCCAGCTTGGACGTGCGTTCGCTGGGGCTCGCACCGACCTCAATGAGCTGGGCTGCGACGGCGTCCAGGATGTCATCGCCGTTGTTCGCGTGCCCACTACCGTTGAGTTCCACTTCCCATTCGCGCCACTGTTGTTCAGCGGGATGTTGTTCAGTGGGATCACCCAGTGAAACATGTGCCCGCACCCGGTCATCCACGAACTCCGCCACCCGTCCGCCGTCGTCCTGGTAGAGGGGGTAGCTGGTGCGCTCGGTATTGAGGGTGGCAACTGCAATGACCGCGTGTCCGCGCGTATAAGCAAGGACCCGATCCATCAATTCCACCGGCACGGTGTCTGTCTGGCCCAAAGGCGCGTGGATTTCGGTGCGACGTCCTGGGCTGTGGGGAAGCTTGAGGTGCCAGCCGGCGTCGGGACCACCTGTCCGCCGTCGCAGCGTGATTCCGCGGGCCGCAAGCGCGAGATCGTTGGTGTCGAAGTAGACCGCTTCCAGGCTATGGGTGGCTGGCTCTCCCACCCGGGCCACGCCGTCGATATCTCCAAGTGTGGGAAGCGGCGTGGACGGATCGACGTCGAACTTCCGTTCTTCCTCTACGTTGCTGGACGTGGCCATCACTTCTCCTTGCTGGAGCTTATTCTTCGTGGCACCCATGGAGGCCGGCCCGTTCGCTGGCCGACCTCCAGGGTAAGAGGCTTAACCGGAAGCCGTTAAACCAATGCTCCTCCCCCTTCGTCCACATCGCCACCGGTTACTGTGCCGCGCCAGGCTCCGGTTTCGTGCCCTTGGGCCTCGATGAACTTCTTAAACTTGTCCAGATCTGCGCCCACGCGCAAACTGTCCACTCCCACTGCCGAGCCGGCCTTTTCGGCGAGGGTGTCCGGCTCCCAGTCGATCTCCACGTTGACGCGGGTATGCCCGGCGTCGAGCGGTTCGAAAGTGACCGTTCCCGCATTACGCGGGCCGTCCACGCTCGCCCAGCTCACCAGGGAATCAGGCACCTGCTCGATGATCTGGGCGTCGTATTCGCGCTTCACGCCACCCACGTTCGTTGCAAAGTGGAGCGCGGTGTCATCGATCTGCTCCACGGATTCAACCCCGTTCATGAACTGGGGAAAAGTCTCGAACTGCGTCCACTGGTTGTAGGCAACGGACACAGGTACATCTACTTCGATTGTTTTATTGACGGTAGCCATGGGTTGTCGCTCCTTCAATGTTCTCTTCAGGTATGGACTGTTTTGAGTTGGATAATGCCGGCGGCGCGCCAGCCGGCTGGCTGCTTAACCGTTGGCGCGCCTGTCTTATGGGGCGCGCCGGGGTTACGGCCTAACCTGCGTCGAAATCCTCTTCGTCGTCGTCCTTGGGTGACTGGTCCCGTGGCAGATCATTGCCACTGCCATCGGCCAGTGAGTCAGCAGGCTGGTCCAGATTCTGCTCGGCCTGGGACTGTTCGTCGATGCCGCCAAAGCGGCCTGCCCCCGGTTCACCGGCGCTGTCCGAGTCCTCAGGATCCAGGTGGCTGAGATTTGGGGCGCCGGTTACGTATGTTTCGCCATCAGGGCTGTCCTCGCTCAAGCCGGCTTCGCTGAGATCCTCTTCCACGCGAGGCTGCGCTTGCGATCCCCCCGCTTCCTGCTCTGCTGTAGGGGTGCCGTAGCCCCCCGCTTCCTCTTCAGGCGTGGCGTTCTGCTTGTCCATGTGACCTGTCCTTTCCATGCGGTGGAACGTGTTAATGGAACACTTCGAACCTATAAGGACGGTTGGCGACGTGTCCATGCTTTGAAGAAATTAGTCAGCAAACTTAGCAATTTGGTGCTTGAGGCGCTATCGTGGCAGCCCGGATTCGTAAGCCACGAAGTCCGGACGCAACACCACCTCCTGTGAACCCATCATCGCTATGTCCTCCCACAACACCAGGAACGATCCCCTGTGCCACCAACGCATGAACTGCGCCACCGGCCAGGGCTGCGTCATCCCTTGCCGCTCAAATCCAAGGAATGATGTCGCGGTGCGCGGACTGATGATGATGCCCACCAAACGGGCTCGGCTCAGTAGCTGGGTTGGCGTCGCGTCCAGTGCGAAGCGGGCGTCCGAGATTTGCCCCAGCAGCTCACCGTTGCTGTCCACCACCCTCGTTCCCAAGACGTCATTCAGGATCATGTCTACCTCCCGGAATCCGGCCGATGACACGGTCCCGAAGCCACCGCTCCACCCATGATGCTTCGAGCGAGTCAGAACGCACTCCAACTGTAATAACAGTGTCCACACCGGAAACCGCATCCCATGGAATACGGATCAACCTGTTCGACGGCGGCCTGCCGCCGAAGATCCGCGTGCCCAGTATTGCGCCTGTTAGCAGTGCAGTAATAGTGGGCGGTTCTGCGCCTTCCGGGATGGGCTCGTCCGCCGCGGGACCGCTCAACTCGAGGTCGTCCACGGTGGTGACAGGTACGCCGTCGAAGTCCAACACCTGCCGGTCCAGCAGGTGGAGCTGGGCGTCAAGGACCAACCCGGCCGGGCGCGGCGCAGGCCTGATTTCCCTCGGCTGGATCCTCTTGCGCTTGGCGGCACTCATGCGCCTGCTCCTGTAACAATCATGAGCGGAATGGCCGCCAAGGATGCAGCCAGGATGATCACCAAATACACCATTCCGGCAATATTCACTGCCCTGTTGTTAACGTGCTCGCCCATATATTGGGGATCGTTCGCGACAATCAGGATCGGTAGATAGGTGAGCGGAAGGGCGATCGCGGAGAACACCACCGAATACTCCGTCACCAGGATGGGATCTACACCAGTGGCGAGGACTGCGGCACCTGCCAGAAGGACCACGATCATGGAGATATGGAACCTGGCTGCCTGAGCCGGGCGTCGGAACTTTCCCCACGACCAACCAAAGAACTGCGCCAACGTGTAGCCGCTTGAAAGCGTCGTTTCCAGAGCCGCCCCGAATGTAGCGGCCACAACGCCCAAAATCAGCACAGCCAGCGCTAACTGGCCTCCCCCCTGAGCGACGGGCAACGCCACTTGCGAAAGCGTAGTGACGCTGATCCCCGCAGGCAGGAGGACGACGGCGGCGCAAGCGGCGATTGCCACGGAAAGGAACCCGCCCAGTGGGAAACCAAGCAGGACATTCATCCGGGCCTGGAGCAGATCCTTGACCTTCCACCTTTCCTCCACAGCGCCCGAGGAGAAGAAGAAGACCTCATAGGGTGTCATGGCAGCCCCGAACAGTGCGATGGCGAAGTACCAATAGACCCCTGAGCCCTCCTCCCGTGGGACCGACGGTGCGAACGCCTGGCTGGCCAGGACACCCCAATCGGGCTTGAGCAGGAAAAGCGCCACAGCAAAGACGACCAAGGAGAGTCCCAGGAGCCCTGTGACGTTTTCCATGATCTTGAACTTCACGCGCCAAATCACCAGCCATACGGCCAGCAACGCAACGGGGACCCAAAGCAGGTAAGCCACGCCGCTGGCCAACTGCAGGGCCAGGGCGATGCCGCCGATCTCGGCGGTGACCGTCATCAGGTTGATCAGGAAGGAAGCGGCAAGGTTGGCCAGCCCTGCACGCGGCCCCATGCGCTCACGAATGACCTCGAAGGTTGCCCTGCCTGAGACGGCTGCCACCCGTCCTGACATGTTGGCAAAGAGGCAGATTCCGACGACGCCGACCACCACCACCCACGCCAGGGAAAGCCCAAAGCGTGAACCTACTACGGCATTGGTCACCAAATCCCCGATGTCAACAAAGCCCCCGATCGCCGTCAGGATGCCCAGGGCAACACCGAGGAGCCGCTTCACTGGATGCCGGCCTTGGTCATGAGGGCTTTGAGCTGATCGGTGGCACTGCGCAACTCACCCAGGACTTCTGGCAAGCCGTGCGCGCCTGATCCCGATTGCCCCTGTTCAGGGCCGCCGCTCGGGGCAGTCAACGCATCACGGGCATGGAGCAACGCTCGCGAAATCGTGGCGAAGGAGGCCAGCATGTCATCCCGAAGCGACTTTTCCTCCTCAGTGGGGGCCGTGAAACCTTCAACTTCATCGGCAGCCGACTGGACCTCGCCCAGCATGTCATCTGCCGCAGTAGACCCGGCAGCCGCCGTCGTGCTGTCCTTGATCCTGAGGTCCACAGCCAGGGTGGCGGCTTGGACGGCGGAAAACACGTCCTTCGCTGGTCCCTTAAGCGCGTCGGGGGAAGGCCGCTGTGAGCATGCGGTCAGCACCCCGGCGAGTACCGCCAGAGCCAGGAGAATCGACGCGAGGCGCCTGCCATTCGAACTCACGATGGCTGCGGAATCTGGCAGCCGGCTTGTGGATCCATCCCCGTGTAATTAAGGGGCCCGGCCACAATATTCAGGGCGATGGTCGCAAACTGCGAACACTGCGCGGGTGGGGCGTTGTAATAGCCGCGTTGACCGGCCGCTATTGCTCCAATGACGAGCCACACAACTACGAACAGCCCAATAATTGAACCGATTCGCATTTCTTCCCCAATCGATAAAACGGGAAACCCAGGTATTACTACTTTCTGGGTGGCCAAGGGCGCGGTCGGGGCGGGGATTCCTACCCTGCCCGCGACCGCAAAACCCGTGTCAATCCGAAGGATTGGTTTCGGTAGTCAAACCGCGATCATCTGCGGTTCGCTCATCCTTTTCTTCTGCCGGCCCGGGTGGATTCGCTGATTCATTCCCTCCAGCATCGGCGGCATCTTCCGAACCCTCCCCGGATGCGTCGCCAACAGGTACCTGATCGTTGGAGGCGGGTGCCCCAAGATCACGGGGGATCGGATGACCTGGTGTCGTGATCCCATCGTGTACCTGGCTGAAGCCGGCAACTTCGGTTGGATCAGTTGTCATACGCGCGACCGGCCCCGGCCAAGAACCCAGCCAATAAGGGCCAAGACCAGCAAGATAATTCCTACCCACAGCAGGAAACTCAAGGCCTGGTTAAAACCGCCAACAAGCAGCAGCACGATCGCAATGACGCCGGCAATCACCAATAGTGTGTTCATCTAAGCTACGCATCCCTTCAAACAAATTTGTCCAGTTAGGAAGGCGTCCGCTGGGACTCCAATTGGAGCTCCACCCCAAAGCAACGGGCACCGAACGGAGAAATGATCTCCTTATTCCGTACTTACCCCAAATGACGACAGTTCAAACAGAACCACTGCCCTCCGAAGCACGTGCACAGCATCATGATAGGCGCGCGTTCTGTCCCGGCGAAGTATTTCGACAGGAAACTTAGTACCTCTTCGCCGAAAAGGCTCCGAGTGCTTGGCTGATCTCCCGCGCAGTACCCGCAGCGGCCTCGCCGTACTCCTGATACTTGGCAGGCACGATCCTGCTTGAAGGCCCGGAGATGGAGATTGATCCTGCGGCCACGCCGCCTGGTCCCAGCAAAGGAACCCCGATTGAGGTGATTCCCGTACTGAGGCCCTGTTCATTGATGGAGTATCCGCGGGCGCGGGTTTCCCCGATCATGGCCCGGAGTTGGGCCGGGTCAACGACGGTTTGCGGTGTTAGGGCTTCAAGGGGTGTGGCCAGATATTCATCCACAATTGCGTCGTCAGCAGCTGACAAGTAGGCAATCCCGGTGGAGGACGCATGCATCGGCAGTCGGGATCCCAGCGGAAGGAAAGCCCGGAGGACGTGGGGCGTGTCGAGGCGTTCGATGATGAGCATGTATCCGCGGTCGGGCACTGCGAGGTGGACAGTTTCCGTGGTGTCCAACTGCAATGCGTTCAAGGGGCCCATGGCGGCGTCCCGGATGATCGAGCCGCTGCTGCCACGGCTTGCCACAGCAAAAGCATGGTTGGTCAGGACCCACTTTCCCGCCTGGGCTTCAGACTGCGCCACCCATCCCAATTCCGCCAGGGTCCTCAGCATGCGAAGGACCGTGGCTTTAGGGACGTCCACCTCCCGACTCAGCTCGGATAGTCCTGCCGGCTGGTTGTCCGAAACCGCCTCAAGGACGCGTATCGCCGTGACCACACTCTGGGTACTCATTCGCACTCCCCCTTGACCGCTCACTTTCTTATGCCCTACGGTACAGGCGATTTCCCATAATGAACCATTGGTTCATCCAGTGAACCGACGATGTTTGATTGGAGAACGGGTCTTGGAACAACAAATAACTGCCCTCGCCATCTTTGTGGGCGTCTTCGTCCTGGCCACCCTGCGCAAAGTGCACATTGGCGTGCTCATGTTTGCAGCGGCTGCCGGCGTTGGCGTTTGGATGGCAGGCATGACCATCGACAAAGTGGTGGCGGGCTTTCCCATCGGGATCCTCGTCCTGCTGGTAGGCGTCACGTATTTCTTCTCGATCGCCCAGGCCAACGGAACCATCGACCGCATCATCGAGATGGCCATCACCAAAGTAGGTGACCGCGCCTTCTTTCTCCCCATCGCATTCTTCGCGCTCACTATCGGCATCTCAGCCATGGGTTCCCCTTTGGCAGGCTTGGTCATGGCCCCCATCGGCATGCCACTTGCCAAGCGCTATGGCATCGACCGCATGCTGATGGGCATCGCCATTGGGTCCGGACTGAGCGCAGGTGGCTTCGCCCCCACCAGCTTGTACGGCATTGTCACGTACGGCACAGCCCGGGCAGCGGGAATCGACCTTGATCCCCTGGTCCTCTTCAGCGTCGCCCTGGGAACCAATCTCCTGCTGCTGGCCGCCGCTTATGTCATGTTTGGCGGCTTCAAGCTGCTCAACACGCGTACCCCTGACGGTTTCGGTACCCAGCTGCCATCCTTCAGCGCAAACCGCCCGACGCCGTCGCATCCCTTTGAGCGCGAAGGCAACATTGCTCGGGGCAAGCAAGCAGCCGTCCAGGTCCTTGACCCGGCAGCCGCGCCTCAGGCAGCGGCGTCGGAGGTACCGACGTCGACCTCAAAGCTCAACCGCAACCAAATCATCACGGTGCTGTGCATGGCCGGGCTGGTTGTCACCGTCGTCCTCATGTCGGTCTTGGGCTCAAATCCGGACATCGGCGTTCTCTGCTTCGCGTTCGCCTCAGTCCTCACCCTTTGCGATCCGCAGTCGGGGAAATCGGCTGTATCGAAGATCGACTGGTCCACAGTGTTGCTGGTGGGCGGGATCATCACGTTCGTCGGAGTCCTTCAGACCATGGGAGCAGTCGCGATGCTCGGCGAAGCAGCGGGCGCCGTCGGGACTCCCCTGCTGGCCGCGCTGGTGATCTGCGGGATCGGCGGACTCATCTCCGCCTTCGCTTCCACCACCGGAATGCTGGCTGCATTGGTTCCCCTGGCACTGCCACTCGTGGCTTCCGGAGACATCGCCGGGTGGGCTGTCATCGCTGCGCTGGGTGTGTGTTCCTCGATCGTTGACGTCTCGCCGTTCTCGACCGTCGGCGCCACCTTCGTGGCCACGGTCGATGCAGATGAGCGGCCCCGCATCACCAGGCTCCTCACCCGTTGGGGGCTGTCCATGGTGGTGGTCGGGCCCCTGCTGCTGGTCGGTGCGCTGGTGGTTCCGTCGAGCCTCTAGCTTCCTTTTCACACTCTTCTATGCACTCAAGTCTCCTATGCACGAAAGGTGCCCACCATGCTCAAACCACTCCGCGGAATCACCGTGGTCGATCTCAGCCGAGCCCTCGCGGGACCCTACTGCACCGCACTCCTGGCCGATATGGGTGCCCGGATCATCAAGGTAGAAAGCATCAACGGGGGCGATACCGCCCGCCAATGGCCGCCGTTCCAGGATGGCCACAGCCTCTACTTCGATTCTGTGAACCGGAACAAATCCTCTGTATGTGTCGATTTCTACTCAGCCGAGGGACGCGACATCCTCTCCACGCTGATAGCGGATGCCGACGTCCTGGTGGAGAACTTCAAACCCGGCACCCTTGAGAAAATGGGGTTCGCCTCTTCACGATTGGAAGAACTCAATCCCGGGCTCGTCGTCGGATCCGTCACCGGATTCGGCAACACTGGACCACTTAAGGACGACGCCGGACTGGATCAGGTCATCCAGGGAATGTCCGGACTGATGTCGGTCACGGGGTCCGGTGCCGGCGAAACATACCGGGTTGGGATACCGATCGTGGATATCACCTCGGGAATGGTGTGCGCGTTTGGGATCCTCGCAGCGCTACTCGGGGCCCGCAATGGTGCGAACGCCAGCAGGGTGTCCACTTCACTTTTGGAAACCGCGTTGAACCTGTCTGCTTTTCAGGGACAGAAGGCGCTCAGCCTCAGTGAAGCGCCCACGCCACAAGGCAACAACCACCCGGTCATCGCCCCCTACGGCAAGTTCGCCACCGCCACGGAACCCATCAACATCGCAGTGGGTAGCGACAAGCAGTGGAAGGCATTCTGTGACCTGCTGGGCATTCCCTTGGCCGTAGAGGATCCCCGCTTCATCACTGGGGCGGACCGCTCAGCCAACAGGCAGCTGCTTACCGAACTCATCGAAGCTGCTTTGGTGGCCAAACCGGCGGCCGAATGGGTGCCCTTAATCAGCCAGGCAGGGATCCCGTGCGGCCCCATCTACGACTACGTACAGGCTCTGGCTTCCGAGCAGGTTGCCGCTCTGGGTCTTGTCCAGCACACCCAGCGGCTGGATGGCTCTGAGCTTCCACTCCTGCGCGGGCCACTTAGCTTGGACGGCGAGGCCAGCGAGATCGTGTCGCCCCCGCCGCTGCTCGGCGAACACACCACCGAAGTACTCATGGAACTGGGAATGACCCACGACGACGTCAGCCGGCTTGAGCGCGAGGGTCGCGTTCTGTGCGGGCCGGCGTCGGTTTCGGCACAGATTGGAGTCCTGCGATGACCAGAGTTTCCGAGGCTTCGCGTGTTTCCCGTGTTTCCCCTGTTTCGCATGAGGGCGTTGTGGGCGTTGCGGACCCTGTGGGCCGTATGGCGGTTTCGGTGGCTGATGGCATAGCGACCGTGGAAATCTGCAACCCTGCGCAGCGCAATGCCCTGACCAAGGCCATGTGCCTGGAAATCCAGGAGCTGATGCCCAGCCTCGACGCCGATCCCGATATTGCCGTGGTGGCTCTACGCGGTGCGGGCGACACTTTCTGCGCAGGGGCTTCCATCAGCGAACTCTCGTCCGTGCTGTTGGATCCACAGGCGGACGGTTCGGTGGTTGACCACCTCAGCCTGGCCGATCACGCCATTGCATCCCTTTCAAAGCCCACAGTGGCTTTGGTTGACGGCGCCTGCATGGGCGGAGGGTGGCAGATCGCCTCTGCCTGCGACTTCATTATCGCCAACGAGCGCGCCGTCTTCGGACTGACCCCGGCCAAGATCGGCATCATCTACCCACGCCCGGGCATTGAACGGCTGGTCCGCCTGGTGGGGCACGCCAACGCCAAATACATCCTCCTTACCGGGCAAACATTTAGCGCAACGCAAGCCCAAGCGCTGGGTTTGGTGGCCGACGTCGTTCCTTCCGCGTCCTTTGAGCAACAGTGCGAGGCGCTTCTTGGTTCCCTGCGGAGCCGCTCGCGTTTCTCGGTGCATTCCATGAAGCGGCTGGTGGACCTGGAAGCTGCGGATGCTTCGGACTCCGGACAGCCTGACATTGATCAGGAGTGGGCTGCCGCCTGGTCCGCGATGCCTGACAGTCCTGACATGGAGATCGGCATCAGCGCGTTCCTGAACCGTGAGCAACCCCGGTTTACGTGGCGGCCTCTTGGGTGAGCAGGGCTTGCCCGGGACGTGATCTATGCCTCGATCAGGGACAAGGCCGGCCTTTCCTCCGTTGGAATAGAGACGACGGGAGGCCCCATGCTCATTGTTCTGACAGGAATAGACGGTTCAGGAAAGACGACCGCGGCCCGCGCCTTGGTGGATTCGGCTCACGCTGAGGGGCGGAACGCGCTGCTCCTCAGCAACCATGCTGCACGCCGACGGATGTCTCTCATTTCGGAGCGATTCGGGTGGAAGTTGCCGACACGCGGTGCCGATTTTGTAGAGACGTGCGTCCGCGTGGGCAACGTCCTTGTTTCACATGCACGAGCCCGGAACTTCAGCGGCCTGGTGGTCATGGACAGGCATCTGTACTGCCAACTCGCACTGCGCCGCGCTGCTGGTTTGGGCCAGGGCCGGCTGCTCCCCTGGCTGGTGGGAAAGCTCCCCGATCCGGACCTCATAGTCCACTTGGACGTTGACCCACGCCGTGCTCATGGACGGGTCATGGCGCGGGGCACGGACCACGAAGAGCTAGAGGATCTGGAAGCTTTCCGGGCTGCGTACCGCTCGCTCCCGGAGTTCGCCGACTTCCTAGGGGTTGACGCCAACGGAACGCCCGACGACGTGTTCGCCCAGCTGAACCGGGTGATCGCCGCGAAGGAGCCTGTCCGTGTTTGAACCCAACTGGCTGGCAGTAGTGGTTGTTCTGAACGCTGGGAACAACCACTACTGCCAGTTACTTTTGAATCTCGGGCCGTAGTGGTTGTTCTGAACGCTGGGAACAACCACTACTGCCAGTTACTTTTGAATCTCGGGCCGGCGGTTAGTCGCGCGGGCGCATCAGGGGCGGGTTCAGGACCGCCCGCGTGGGCTGGCCCGGCGTCGGGCGTGCTTCCGGGGCCAGCCGGAACAGCGCAGCCGGACGTCCGGCGTCGCCCGTTGTCATGCGCCCAGTATCCTCGAGGAAGCCGGGGGTTCCTGTCGCTTTTCGATGGAAGTTGCGCGGGTCCAGGCGGGTTCCCCAGACGGCTTCGTACACCACGCGGAGCTGGGCGATAGTGAATTCCTCGCCGCAGAAGGCTGCGGCCAAGGGTGAGTATTCAAGCTTGGACTTGGCGCGTTCCAAGGCGTCGTCGAGGATTCTCGCATGGTCGAACGCCAGCTGGACGCTGCCGTCCAGAACCTGTTTCACCGGGTACCAGCCAGCCTGCTCCGCATCGCCGCCCGCCGCGAGAACGGGAAAGTCCGGCGCCAGCAGCAGGTGGGCAACGGTGAGGACGTCGCCCCGTGGGTCGCGCCCCTTCGGGCCGTAGCTCCCCAATTGCTCAAGGTGTCCGGGGAGATGTTCGACGCCGGTCTCCTCCGCGAGCTCCCGGCTCGCCGCCTCGAGCAGTTCTTCGCCGGCGAGGACGAAACCGCCCGGCAGGGCGAGCTTGCCCTGAAACGGCTCGATCAGGCGGGTAATGAGTAGGACGTTCAGCCCGCCGTCGCGAACGGTTAGGGCGACGACGTCGACAGTTACCGGAAAGCGCGCGGTCGCTGCATGGGATTCAGGCATGAAGCAATCGTAGAGACTTATCGTCACCTTGACAATAATCGCTGATCGTCCGTAATGTTTGATTATCGTCATGTTGACGATAAAGAAACGAAAAGGAGAGCATCATGGCCACCATCAAGCGCTACCCCTGGATCCACCACTTCCTTGGGAGCCCCACTGGTTACGTTGTGCACCTGCAGAAGGGCACAGTGCAGCACCAGGGAGTAGGACAGGCATTCTGGTTCCGGCCCGCGAACTCTGTACTGAGCGAAGTTCCGGTTGACGATCAGGAACTGCCCACACTGTTCCACGCCATCACCCGCGACCACCAAGACGTGAGCGTGCAAGCCAATGTGACCTACCGCTTCATCGATCCCGTCGCCGTTTCCACGCGCCTCGACTTCGGCCTTCAAACCGGCGCATCCGCACCGGCAACGGGCCGGGAGCAGGTATCAACCATCATCGGGCAGCTGTGCCAGAGCCACGCGATCGACCAGATTGCCGCCACCACACTCGCCGAAGCACTCGAACGGGGAGTCAGCCAACTACGGCTGGTCCTCACCGATGCGTTGCGTGCCGACGTCAGGCTTCAGTCCACGGGCATCGAAATTCTCGGTGTCCAGGTCCTCGCAGTGCGCCCCGAGTCGGACGTCGAACGCGCCCTTCAGACCCCGGTGCGCGAACAGCTCCAGGCCGAAGCGGACCGGGCTGTGTACGAGAGGCGGGCAGTCGCCGTCGAGCGTGAACGTACGATTTCCGAGAACGAGATGGCGAGCCAGATCGAACTCGCTGTACGACGTGAAAACCTGGTGGCACAGGAAGGTGCCAATGCGCGGCGGAGTGCCGAAGAGAAAGCGGCCGCGGGACTCATCGAGGCCCAAGGCTCCGCGGAACGAAAGGGAATCGGGGCGGCCGCCGAAGCCAACCAGATCCGACTGGTAGGTGAAGCAGCCGCAGCCCGCGAAGC
This genomic stretch from Micrococcaceae bacterium Sec5.1 harbors:
- a CDS encoding CYTH and CHAD domain-containing protein → MATSSNVEEERKFDVDPSTPLPTLGDIDGVARVGEPATHSLEAVYFDTNDLALAARGITLRRRTGGPDAGWHLKLPHSPGRRTEIHAPLGQTDTVPVELMDRVLAYTRGHAVIAVATLNTERTSYPLYQDDGGRVAEFVDDRVRAHVSLGDPTEQHPAEQQWREWEVELNGSGHANNGDDILDAVAAQLIEVGASPSERTSKLATALGDSWPRAKGTGREVPSRKGPAVVPVLNYLDAQVAKLLLQDAHVRMNRDDSVHEMRSLTRRIRSVLHSYRKLFKGSPVQELELELKSLAKTLGRYRDVEVLHERLRKDAEELPMKLVLGPLHAELDERMKVRADTAMGAIRTRLNSPRYFRLLDGLEAFLDSPAIAPKGTGPARKTTAKLVNKTAKRLAKRHDAAVGAAVGPSRDTAFHNVRKTAKKLRFAAATAESVHGKRAAKLADAAHDVQTILGEHQDSAMARAELLKLGSVSGAGNSAFTYGLLHAAERAKADAAQQQYLRSGKKARKLRLKK
- a CDS encoding SRPBCC family protein, coding for MATVNKTIEVDVPVSVAYNQWTQFETFPQFMNGVESVEQIDDTALHFATNVGGVKREYDAQIIEQVPDSLVSWASVDGPRNAGTVTFEPLDAGHTRVNVEIDWEPDTLAEKAGSAVGVDSLRVGADLDKFKKFIEAQGHETGAWRGTVTGGDVDEGGGALV
- a CDS encoding PRC-barrel domain containing protein; protein product: MILNDVLGTRVVDSNGELLGQISDARFALDATPTQLLSRARLVGIIISPRTATSFLGFERQGMTQPWPVAQFMRWWHRGSFLVLWEDIAMMGSQEVVLRPDFVAYESGLPR
- a CDS encoding Nramp family divalent metal transporter, which produces MKRLLGVALGILTAIGGFVDIGDLVTNAVVGSRFGLSLAWVVVVGVVGICLFANMSGRVAAVSGRATFEVIRERMGPRAGLANLAASFLINLMTVTAEIGGIALALQLASGVAYLLWVPVALLAVWLVIWRVKFKIMENVTGLLGLSLVVFAVALFLLKPDWGVLASQAFAPSVPREEGSGVYWYFAIALFGAAMTPYEVFFFSSGAVEERWKVKDLLQARMNVLLGFPLGGFLSVAIAACAAVVLLPAGISVTTLSQVALPVAQGGGQLALAVLILGVVAATFGAALETTLSSGYTLAQFFGWSWGKFRRPAQAARFHISMIVVLLAGAAVLATGVDPILVTEYSVVFSAIALPLTYLPILIVANDPQYMGEHVNNRAVNIAGMVYLVIILAASLAAIPLMIVTGAGA
- a CDS encoding IclR family transcriptional regulator — protein: MSTQSVVTAIRVLEAVSDNQPAGLSELSREVDVPKATVLRMLRTLAELGWVAQSEAQAGKWVLTNHAFAVASRGSSGSIIRDAAMGPLNALQLDTTETVHLAVPDRGYMLIIERLDTPHVLRAFLPLGSRLPMHASSTGIAYLSAADDAIVDEYLATPLEALTPQTVVDPAQLRAMIGETRARGYSINEQGLSTGITSIGVPLLGPGGVAAGSISISGPSSRIVPAKYQEYGEAAAGTAREISQALGAFSAKRY
- a CDS encoding SLC13 family permease translates to MEQQITALAIFVGVFVLATLRKVHIGVLMFAAAAGVGVWMAGMTIDKVVAGFPIGILVLLVGVTYFFSIAQANGTIDRIIEMAITKVGDRAFFLPIAFFALTIGISAMGSPLAGLVMAPIGMPLAKRYGIDRMLMGIAIGSGLSAGGFAPTSLYGIVTYGTARAAGIDLDPLVLFSVALGTNLLLLAAAYVMFGGFKLLNTRTPDGFGTQLPSFSANRPTPSHPFEREGNIARGKQAAVQVLDPAAAPQAAASEVPTSTSKLNRNQIITVLCMAGLVVTVVLMSVLGSNPDIGVLCFAFASVLTLCDPQSGKSAVSKIDWSTVLLVGGIITFVGVLQTMGAVAMLGEAAGAVGTPLLAALVICGIGGLISAFASTTGMLAALVPLALPLVASGDIAGWAVIAALGVCSSIVDVSPFSTVGATFVATVDADERPRITRLLTRWGLSMVVVGPLLLVGALVVPSSL
- a CDS encoding CaiB/BaiF CoA-transferase family protein, which encodes MLKPLRGITVVDLSRALAGPYCTALLADMGARIIKVESINGGDTARQWPPFQDGHSLYFDSVNRNKSSVCVDFYSAEGRDILSTLIADADVLVENFKPGTLEKMGFASSRLEELNPGLVVGSVTGFGNTGPLKDDAGLDQVIQGMSGLMSVTGSGAGETYRVGIPIVDITSGMVCAFGILAALLGARNGANASRVSTSLLETALNLSAFQGQKALSLSEAPTPQGNNHPVIAPYGKFATATEPINIAVGSDKQWKAFCDLLGIPLAVEDPRFITGADRSANRQLLTELIEAALVAKPAAEWVPLISQAGIPCGPIYDYVQALASEQVAALGLVQHTQRLDGSELPLLRGPLSLDGEASEIVSPPPLLGEHTTEVLMELGMTHDDVSRLEREGRVLCGPASVSAQIGVLR
- a CDS encoding enoyl-CoA hydratase/isomerase family protein, translated to MTRVSEASRVSRVSPVSHEGVVGVADPVGRMAVSVADGIATVEICNPAQRNALTKAMCLEIQELMPSLDADPDIAVVALRGAGDTFCAGASISELSSVLLDPQADGSVVDHLSLADHAIASLSKPTVALVDGACMGGGWQIASACDFIIANERAVFGLTPAKIGIIYPRPGIERLVRLVGHANAKYILLTGQTFSATQAQALGLVADVVPSASFEQQCEALLGSLRSRSRFSVHSMKRLVDLEAADASDSGQPDIDQEWAAAWSAMPDSPDMEIGISAFLNREQPRFTWRPLG
- a CDS encoding thymidylate kinase; translation: MLIVLTGIDGSGKTTAARALVDSAHAEGRNALLLSNHAARRRMSLISERFGWKLPTRGADFVETCVRVGNVLVSHARARNFSGLVVMDRHLYCQLALRRAAGLGQGRLLPWLVGKLPDPDLIVHLDVDPRRAHGRVMARGTDHEELEDLEAFRAAYRSLPEFADFLGVDANGTPDDVFAQLNRVIAAKEPVRV
- a CDS encoding NUDIX domain-containing protein produces the protein MPESHAATARFPVTVDVVALTVRDGGLNVLLITRLIEPFQGKLALPGGFVLAGEELLEAASRELAEETGVEHLPGHLEQLGSYGPKGRDPRGDVLTVAHLLLAPDFPVLAAGGDAEQAGWYPVKQVLDGSVQLAFDHARILDDALERAKSKLEYSPLAAAFCGEEFTIAQLRVVYEAVWGTRLDPRNFHRKATGTPGFLEDTGRMTTGDAGRPAALFRLAPEARPTPGQPTRAVLNPPLMRPRD